From Pseudomonas alcaligenes, a single genomic window includes:
- a CDS encoding MerR family transcriptional regulator, translating into MTEPARTATASDSLQHEELFPIRDVARLTGVNPVTLRAWERRYGLIQPTRTDSGHRLYSAADIDTVRSILAWIERGVSVSRVGKILARSGAIRTPLTLQGAGPDNAWGEWQGRIREAVAAFDGVALARLYDQLLAGSSVLELFQELYMPLWQELLLRRDEPGQVSEWLFLDGFLRARVLQRLQLSCGPTPVLLAALPGQCRELELLVAGLLLGSPGLALQVLGPGQPLAELPLVCERLRPQALVLFSNQPPAADFGQQLRHLALSLQCPLLLAGDAADLAEEELAGSPIACLGNEGGLMQQRLQQFLAGHLDT; encoded by the coding sequence ATGACCGAGCCCGCGCGCACCGCTACCGCCTCCGACTCCCTGCAGCACGAAGAGCTGTTTCCCATCCGTGACGTGGCGCGGCTGACCGGGGTCAACCCGGTCACCCTGCGGGCCTGGGAGCGCCGCTACGGGTTGATCCAGCCGACCCGCACCGACAGCGGCCACCGTCTCTACTCGGCGGCGGATATCGACACGGTGCGCAGCATCCTGGCCTGGATCGAGCGCGGTGTGTCGGTCAGTCGGGTGGGCAAGATCCTCGCCCGCAGCGGGGCGATCCGCACGCCGCTGACGCTGCAGGGGGCGGGCCCGGACAACGCCTGGGGCGAGTGGCAGGGGCGCATCCGCGAGGCCGTGGCGGCCTTCGACGGGGTTGCCCTGGCGCGGCTGTATGACCAGCTGCTGGCCGGCAGCTCCGTGCTGGAGCTGTTCCAGGAGCTGTACATGCCGCTGTGGCAGGAGCTCCTGCTGCGCCGCGACGAGCCAGGGCAGGTCAGCGAATGGCTGTTTCTCGACGGCTTCCTGCGTGCCCGCGTTTTGCAGCGCCTGCAGCTGAGCTGCGGGCCGACACCGGTGCTGCTGGCGGCCTTGCCCGGCCAGTGCCGCGAACTGGAACTGCTCGTGGCGGGCCTGCTGCTGGGCTCGCCGGGGCTGGCCCTGCAGGTGCTCGGGCCTGGCCAGCCGCTGGCCGAGTTGCCACTGGTGTGCGAGCGGCTGCGCCCGCAGGCGCTGGTGCTGTTCTCCAACCAGCCGCCAGCGGCCGACTTCGGCCAGCAGCTGCGCCACCTGGCGCTGTCGCTGCAGTGCCCGCTGCTGCTGGCGGGCGACGCCGCCGACCTGGCCGAGGAGGAGCTGGCCGGCAGCCCCATCGCCTGCCTGGGCAACGAAGGCGGCCTGATGCAGCAGCGCCTGCAGCAGTTTCTTGCCGGTCATTTGGATACCTGA
- a CDS encoding antibiotic biosynthesis monooxygenase, giving the protein MSAAPVTMLVARRVPRECFHDFRAWLHEGQQLAADFPGYLGSGVLAPPPDDDEFQIVFRFADESTLSTWEHSASRRTWLQRGSGLFAQPQEQRVRGLDAWFGNALRRPPRWKQSVAIWLAFFPVSLAFNLLCGGFMAEWPLLLRVLLSTLILTPLMTYWFIPLSTHLLEPWLQPRNVAPRPAQPLPAR; this is encoded by the coding sequence ATGTCTGCCGCTCCCGTCACCATGCTGGTGGCACGCCGCGTGCCCCGCGAGTGCTTCCACGATTTCCGCGCCTGGCTGCATGAAGGCCAGCAACTCGCCGCCGACTTCCCCGGCTACCTGGGTTCCGGCGTGCTGGCACCGCCGCCCGACGACGATGAATTCCAGATCGTCTTCCGCTTCGCCGACGAAAGTACCCTGAGCACCTGGGAGCACTCCGCCTCGCGCCGCACCTGGCTGCAACGCGGCAGCGGGCTGTTCGCCCAGCCACAGGAACAGCGCGTGCGTGGCCTCGACGCCTGGTTCGGCAATGCCCTGCGCCGGCCGCCGCGGTGGAAACAGAGCGTAGCCATCTGGCTGGCCTTCTTCCCGGTGTCGCTGGCCTTCAACCTGCTGTGCGGCGGTTTCATGGCCGAGTGGCCACTGCTGCTGCGCGTGCTGCTCAGCACCCTGATCCTGACGCCGCTGATGACCTACTGGTTCATTCCGCTGTCCACCCACCTGCTCGAACCCTGGCTGCAACCGCGCAACGTCGCGCCCAGGCCAGCACAGCCCCTGCCGGCGCGCTGA
- the folM gene encoding dihydromonapterin reductase gives MSACAAPILITGAGQRVGLHCAHRLLDDGQPVIFSYRSERAGVQQLRERGAIGLQADFASEAGILAFIDALKSHTDSLRAIVHNASDWLTETPGDEARVFQQMVNVHMLAPYLINLHCEALLRRSTPADIIHLSDDVARKGSAKRPAYCASKAGLDSLTQSFAARFAPGIKVNGMALALILFNEGDDAAYRAKRLGETPMAMEPGAEVVYHSLRYLLDNPYVTGTTLTINGGRHLV, from the coding sequence ATGAGCGCTTGCGCTGCACCCATCCTGATCACCGGCGCCGGCCAGCGCGTGGGCCTGCACTGCGCCCATCGCCTGCTCGACGATGGCCAGCCGGTGATCTTCAGTTACCGCAGCGAGCGCGCCGGCGTGCAGCAGCTACGCGAGCGCGGCGCCATTGGCCTGCAGGCCGACTTCGCCAGCGAGGCCGGTATCCTGGCCTTCATCGACGCGCTGAAAAGCCACACCGACAGCCTGCGTGCCATTGTCCACAACGCCTCCGACTGGCTGACGGAAACTCCGGGTGACGAAGCCCGGGTGTTCCAGCAGATGGTCAACGTGCACATGCTCGCGCCCTACCTGATCAACCTGCACTGCGAAGCGTTGCTGCGCCGCTCGACGCCGGCCGACATCATCCACTTGAGCGATGACGTGGCGCGCAAGGGCAGCGCCAAGCGCCCGGCCTACTGCGCCAGCAAGGCCGGCCTGGACAGCCTGACCCAGAGCTTCGCCGCGCGCTTCGCCCCGGGCATCAAGGTCAACGGCATGGCCCTGGCGCTGATCCTGTTCAACGAAGGCGACGACGCGGCCTACCGCGCCAAGCGCCTGGGCGAAACGCCGATGGCCATGGAGCCCGGCGCCGAAGTCGTCTACCACAGCCTGCGCTACCTGCTGGACAACCCCTATGTCACCGGCACGACGCTCACCATCAATGGCGGCCGCCACCTCGTCTAA
- the folE gene encoding GTP cyclohydrolase I FolE, producing MNSQLPQHYREILLGLGEDPQREGLRDTPERAAKAMQYLCHGYQQSLEEIVNGALFASDTDEMVIVRDIELYSLCEHHLLPFIGKAHVAYIPTGKVLGLSKVARIVDMYARRLQIQENLTKQIADAIHSVTHAAGVAVVIEAQHMCMMMRGVEKQNSVMSSSVMLGAFRESSNTRQEFLQLIGRSK from the coding sequence ATGAATTCGCAACTGCCGCAACACTACCGGGAGATTCTCCTCGGTCTCGGCGAAGACCCTCAGCGCGAGGGCCTGCGCGATACCCCCGAACGCGCCGCCAAGGCCATGCAGTACCTCTGCCACGGCTACCAGCAATCGCTGGAGGAGATCGTCAACGGCGCGCTGTTCGCCTCCGACACCGACGAAATGGTGATCGTCCGTGATATCGAGCTGTACTCGCTGTGCGAGCACCACCTGCTGCCCTTCATCGGCAAGGCCCACGTGGCCTACATCCCCACCGGCAAGGTGCTCGGCCTGTCCAAGGTGGCGCGCATCGTCGACATGTATGCGCGGCGCCTGCAGATCCAGGAAAACCTGACCAAGCAGATCGCCGACGCCATCCACAGCGTGACCCACGCCGCCGGCGTGGCCGTGGTGATCGAGGCGCAGCACATGTGCATGATGATGCGCGGCGTGGAGAAGCAGAATTCGGTGATGAGTTCTTCGGTTATGCTGGGCGCCTTCCGCGAGTCCAGCAACACTCGCCAGGAGTTTCTGCAACTGATCGGACGGAGCAAGTAA
- the folX gene encoding dihydroneopterin triphosphate 2'-epimerase has translation MPRLEPGMARIRVKDLRLRTYIGIKEEEILNKQDVLINLTILYPANEAVRDNDIEHALNYRTITKAVIRHVEENRFALLERLTQEILDLVMANPDVRYAEVEVDKLHALRFADSVSITLAAHR, from the coding sequence ATGCCGCGACTGGAACCCGGTATGGCGCGTATCCGCGTCAAGGATCTGCGCCTGCGCACCTACATCGGCATCAAGGAAGAGGAAATCCTCAACAAGCAGGATGTCCTGATCAACCTGACCATCCTCTACCCGGCCAACGAGGCGGTGCGCGACAACGACATCGAGCATGCGCTGAACTACCGCACCATCACCAAGGCGGTAATCCGCCATGTCGAGGAAAACCGCTTCGCCCTGCTCGAGCGCCTGACCCAGGAGATTCTCGACCTGGTGATGGCCAACCCCGACGTGCGCTATGCCGAGGTCGAGGTCGACAAGCTGCATGCCCTGCGCTTCGCCGACTCGGTGTCGATCACCCTCGCCGCCCACCGCTAA
- a CDS encoding DUF1244 domain-containing protein has protein sequence MTDQERLELEAAAFRNLIQHLRSRPDVQNIDLMNLAGFCRNCLSKWYKAAADDLEVSVSIEEAREEIYGMPYAEWKAKYQKEASAEQQAAFDQGKH, from the coding sequence ATGACCGATCAAGAACGTCTCGAACTGGAAGCCGCCGCCTTCCGCAACCTGATCCAGCATCTGCGCTCGCGTCCCGACGTGCAGAACATCGACCTGATGAACCTCGCCGGTTTCTGCCGCAACTGCCTGTCCAAGTGGTACAAGGCCGCCGCCGATGATCTCGAGGTCAGCGTCAGCATCGAAGAGGCGCGCGAGGAGATCTACGGCATGCCCTATGCCGAGTGGAAAGCCAAATACCAGAAAGAAGCCAGCGCCGAACAACAGGCCGCCTTCGACCAAGGAAAACACTGA
- a CDS encoding HopJ type III effector protein, which translates to MTLQDFRARLHSEQFLFAETLAFVAEHYDYQPSAFRNGSVDNAAGQNEGSCKTLGLALLEGFSLEETLRAFGEHYRSVLASPDGSDHGNIRALQDTGLSGVQFAQQALTRKA; encoded by the coding sequence ATGACCCTGCAAGACTTCCGCGCCCGCCTGCACAGCGAGCAGTTCCTCTTCGCCGAGACCCTGGCCTTCGTCGCCGAGCACTACGACTACCAGCCCAGCGCCTTCCGCAACGGCAGCGTGGACAACGCCGCCGGGCAGAACGAAGGCTCGTGCAAGACCCTCGGCCTGGCCCTGCTCGAAGGCTTCAGCCTGGAAGAAACCCTGCGCGCCTTCGGTGAGCACTACCGCTCCGTGCTGGCCAGCCCGGACGGCAGCGACCACGGCAATATCCGCGCCCTGCAGGACACCGGCCTGAGTGGCGTGCAGTTCGCCCAGCAAGCGCTCACCCGCAAGGCCTGA
- a CDS encoding putative glycolipid-binding domain-containing protein codes for MQQSLVWKPWDNPGVEHLSLDIDSNGINASSHLLQSVRGNSIAATYVLKCDERWRFRRLWLKVDNHGPRSLELHRDLRGQWFLNGEPRPDLHACQQVMLSASPFTHTPALQRCALEHGQSAQLAVAHVDLLSLRVETRHLRYHCLRQDSEQTVYHCEAEGHPGYELRVDQFALLQQASEQFIRVSQRTLQLNTWV; via the coding sequence ATGCAGCAAAGCCTGGTCTGGAAACCCTGGGACAATCCGGGGGTGGAACACCTCAGTCTCGACATCGACAGCAACGGCATCAACGCCAGCAGCCATCTGCTGCAAAGCGTGCGCGGCAACAGCATCGCCGCCACCTACGTGCTCAAGTGCGACGAACGCTGGCGCTTCCGCCGCCTCTGGCTGAAGGTCGACAACCACGGCCCGCGCAGCCTGGAACTGCACCGCGACCTGCGCGGCCAGTGGTTCCTCAACGGCGAGCCACGCCCCGACCTGCACGCCTGCCAGCAGGTGATGCTCTCCGCCTCACCCTTCACCCACACCCCTGCCCTGCAGCGCTGTGCCCTGGAACACGGGCAGAGCGCCCAGCTCGCAGTGGCCCACGTCGACCTGCTCAGCCTGCGCGTCGAGACCCGCCACCTGCGCTACCACTGCCTGCGCCAGGACAGCGAGCAGACGGTCTACCACTGCGAAGCCGAAGGCCATCCCGGCTACGAGCTGCGCGTCGACCAGTTCGCCCTGCTGCAACAGGCCAGCGAGCAGTTCATCCGCGTCAGCCAGCGCACCCTGCAGCTCAACACCTGGGTCTAA
- a CDS encoding ATPase gives MRNDAHDELDHVPSLTTDPRDHDDFAAARHHEQPQVRHAGRAAPTAAPRSGGTGALWALVGALLISLAGLSWWSYQQISLLQASLVATQESFAVISEEAAGRIKDISGKVVATESNVTSGSEALKLRVKQLENKLAELSKQQQNVAGQQSGQGKRIEALAADLKSQQSAAGQLDERIGKLDKQAGEQKAALAAFDKLGAQVKTLGSDIEALKKQGNPSQAIKGLEQDLLVLRSELDNRPAASSTNTAEFDAFRAQVTRNVSTLQAQVQNLQQQINARQ, from the coding sequence ATGCGCAACGATGCACACGACGAACTGGATCATGTTCCCAGTCTGACTACCGATCCCCGCGATCACGACGACTTCGCTGCGGCCCGTCACCACGAGCAGCCGCAGGTGCGTCACGCCGGGCGGGCAGCGCCGACCGCTGCGCCGCGCAGTGGCGGCACCGGGGCGCTGTGGGCCCTGGTCGGCGCGCTGCTGATCTCCCTGGCCGGCCTGAGCTGGTGGAGCTACCAGCAGATTTCCCTGCTGCAGGCCTCGCTGGTGGCGACCCAGGAAAGCTTCGCGGTGATCAGCGAGGAAGCCGCCGGGCGGATCAAGGACATCTCCGGCAAGGTGGTGGCCACCGAGTCCAACGTCACCAGTGGCAGCGAGGCCCTCAAGCTGCGGGTCAAGCAACTGGAGAACAAGCTGGCCGAGCTGAGCAAGCAGCAGCAGAACGTGGCCGGCCAGCAGAGCGGCCAGGGCAAGCGTATCGAGGCCCTGGCCGCCGATCTGAAGAGCCAGCAGAGCGCCGCCGGCCAGCTTGACGAGCGCATCGGCAAGCTGGACAAGCAGGCCGGCGAGCAGAAGGCGGCACTGGCCGCCTTCGACAAGCTGGGCGCGCAGGTGAAGACCCTGGGCAGCGATATCGAGGCATTGAAGAAACAGGGCAATCCGAGCCAGGCCATCAAGGGGCTGGAACAGGATCTGCTGGTGCTGCGCAGCGAGCTGGACAACCGCCCGGCCGCGAGCAGCACCAACACTGCCGAGTTCGACGCCTTCCGCGCCCAGGTCACGCGCAACGTCAGCACTCTGCAGGCGCAGGTGCAGAACCTGCAGCAGCAGATCAACGCCCGCCAGTAA
- a CDS encoding SirB1 family protein: protein MTVRPAWLHHLESEPPALFDAALAIAAEHDPQLDAERVRRELLNLRQQVAAGLPQLSPGELAQPLLRRLGELDFHEDDDLPLRPQAALLHLVLQRRRGQPLSLALIALELARQLNIPLQAVNFPGHLLLRVPAADHLLDPCSGRRLYPRDCRELLARVAGPQAQLNASHLQTCDSRALLLRLSRNLCHLHGAAGEHLAALKDAERILQLAPANVADHLLRAMIYRELDCPQAERFDLERALLLSDDPQESLRLSQRLHELQHAPALH, encoded by the coding sequence ATGACCGTACGTCCGGCCTGGCTGCACCACCTGGAATCCGAACCGCCGGCGCTGTTCGACGCGGCCCTGGCGATCGCTGCCGAGCACGACCCGCAGCTCGACGCCGAGCGCGTGCGCCGCGAACTGCTCAACCTGCGCCAGCAGGTGGCCGCCGGCCTGCCCCAGCTGTCGCCGGGCGAGCTGGCGCAACCGCTGCTGCGCCGTCTGGGCGAGCTGGACTTCCACGAAGACGACGACCTGCCCCTGCGCCCCCAGGCCGCCCTGCTGCACCTGGTGCTGCAACGGCGCCGCGGCCAGCCGCTGTCGCTGGCGCTGATCGCCCTGGAGCTGGCGCGGCAGCTGAACATCCCGCTGCAGGCGGTGAACTTCCCCGGCCACCTGCTGCTGCGCGTACCGGCCGCCGACCACCTGCTCGACCCCTGCAGCGGCCGCCGCCTCTACCCCCGCGACTGCCGCGAACTGCTGGCGCGGGTCGCCGGCCCGCAGGCCCAGCTGAACGCCAGCCACCTGCAGACTTGCGACAGCCGCGCCCTGCTGCTGCGCCTGTCGCGCAACCTGTGCCACCTGCACGGGGCCGCCGGCGAGCACCTGGCCGCGCTCAAGGACGCCGAACGCATCCTCCAGCTGGCCCCGGCGAATGTCGCCGACCACCTGTTGCGGGCCATGATCTACCGCGAACTGGACTGCCCGCAGGCCGAACGCTTCGACCTGGAACGGGCCCTGCTGCTCAGCGACGACCCGCAGGAAAGCCTGCGCCTGAGCCAGCGCTTGCACGAGCTGCAGCACGCGCCAGCCCTGCATTGA